CACCCCTTATGGTGAAGTAGCCTCTGCCAAAATTGTCCTTGACAAATTTACACAACGCAGCAAAGGTTTTGGCTTTGTAGAAATGCCAAACGACGACCAGGCACAAGCCGCAATCGCTCAATTAAATGGTAGCGAAATTGATGGCCGTAACCTGGTAGTAAACGAATCTCGCCCTAAAGAAGGCGGTTCTACTGGCGGCGGCGGTGGCTTCAAGAAAAGAAGCTTCGGTGGCGGCGGTGGCGGCTTTAAAAAAGGCGGCAACGGCGGCGGCGGTGGCTACCGTGGTGGTAACGGCGGTGGCGGTTACAACCGTGGCGGCGGTGGATATAGAGATAGCTACTAATCAATATATTTCTCCATTTGATGAAGTCTGGCCTAAAGCCAGACTTTTTTTTGACCACAGATCTAAAGGATTAATTGGATTAGCGGGATCACCTTGAAATTTTATAGGTAGCTGCTTGTGCTTTACGCAAAGGCTTTAACCTATTTGGCTAATAAATATCCCAATCGTTTCTAATTATTCATTACTCATCAATTTTAATCTACTAGAATATTTATCATCCAACAACTGTCCTCTATAAACTCCCTTGGTATAAGATATGCAACAGGAAGTTGTAAGAAAATGAAGATAGTGTATGTTTATCCCTATAGGAGATGATAACAGAGACCGGCAAAGAACGCCTTATATCAACTATCTATTGATCCTTGCCAATATAGGCGTCTTTGTATTTCTGCAAGGATTAGGAACTGATACCCATTTTACGTTTGCCTACTCAACAGTACCTGCAGAAATCCTATCTGGTCATGATGTGATAACAGATTCTAAAATATTATTAGACCCATATACCAGGCAGCGCCTGGAAATGCCAGGACTTCAGCAAACTAATATTCCCGTTTACCTAACACTTATTACCTCTATGTTTATGCATGGTGGCATAGCCCACTTAGCAGGCAATATGCTGTATCTCTGGATCTGTGGAGACAACCTGGAGAATATGATGGGCCACCAGCGTTACTTGTTCTTTTATTTACTCTGTGGTATTGCAGCAGGCTTAAGTCATGTATTTGCATCGGCCTTTCTTGGAACCAGCTTACTCATTCCTAGTCTTGGGGCCTCAGGGGCTATATCTGGCGTTTTAGGGGGATACATGTTACTCTTCCCTACCCGACGTATTTACCTCTGGGTGTTGCTAGGCACCATAGCCGTTCCTGCCTTTTTAGCAGTGGGGCTTTGGTTTGCCTTTCAAATCATTAATGGCCTCGGTGCTTTAGGTGGCGAGGAGACAGGAGGTATAGCTTATGCCGCCCATATTGGCGGGTTTATAACAGGCTTAGTATTGGTTAAGTTCTTTGTGCCGCGACAACCTACACCACAAAAGCGACCTTATTAGGAACTACCTCTATTTCGAACGTATTACTGGCCATATACTCACCATCCAGATGTGCATGCAGCATATGAGGGGATGAAATATTGATTTTTTTGGATGTATTGTATTTTACAAAAGGCAAGTCCAGATGCTCGCCCCGTTCTATAACTGGCAGATATTTCACGCGACGTAGAGGCGAGATGCACCCAACAATAGTAACATCTAATAAACCATCATCTAGCAAGGCTTTAGGAGCTACATGAAAGGCACCTCCGTATCTTTTACCATTGGCTATAGAAAGCATCATGCACTCCTGAGAGATGATAGCAGAATCCATGACTGTTACACATGATTTTTCTGAATAACTAACGATATTTTTCAGAATAGATAACAAATAAGAGGCTTTCCCAGCCAATTTACTTTTACCAATTAAGTCATGAACAATAGCGCCATCAAAGCCAATACCTACGCCGTTTATAAACCATTGGCCATTACAAATACCAGCATCTACTCTTTTGACTTGGCCATTTAATACCTTTTCAATTTGCGCCTCCACTTCAATCTGCCCATATAAAACCCAGTGAAAGTCATTACCACTGCCTCCTGGAAATATTACCAGCGGCAATTCATTGTTGGTATATTGATTCAGGAAATAATTCAAGGTTCCATCACCACCCACTATCCATACCTCTGTAAAGCCAGTTAAGGTAACCGGCCATTCAGAATCAAACACCGTAAAGGAAAGTTCTTTTTGTTTAAGTATGGCAACTATAAGCTCTGCCATAGGCTGAACTTTACTTGCAGAAACGGGAGAAGGATTACATAATAAGGCAATTTTTTTCATGGATACGTGGATAAAAAAACGAGGCATTGCTGCCTCGTTAAAAATAGTACTTATTTATTGATCCATTTCTTATGGATTCACCACCTTAATCATTCCTGCTCCATGATAAGAATGCATCTCACCGTTATACATAGCATCGGCACTGGCAGGCCCCTGCTTGAAATAACCCAATGAAACAGCCCGTACGGCATAATAATATACTTGCTTTTGAGCTGTAGCATCTACAAAAAAGTGAATACGATCATCGCGTACATCCAACGCAGTAGGCTCTGATGCATTTTTAATCCAATCCATACCCGGCAATTCTTTCGTGCGCGGGTTTTCAATTTCAAAACCTGCAGGCAGTAAGTCAGTGATCACCACATTCTCAATTGAGTTACTATAGGCTTTTTCCAATGTCACAGCCACTATTACCAAATCATTTTGGCGAAATGTATTTCCAGTAATTGGCTTACCGAAACGATCAAAATAGGCACGACGCACCTTCAGGTAATTATCTTCTTCTTTATAGGCACCACTGGTGCTAATACCCTCTACCTGCCAAGAGTAATACAATCGACCAGTGCCTTTTGACACAATCTCCAATTCATTGCCTTTAAGCGCATTTTTATCACCCCTCCAGTCGTTACCATTGATGTTGGCAATAGTTTTACCACCTACCTTAATTTCAGCTGTTATAGTTGACTTAGCCGCACTATGTGCAATCTTACCTAGTGCTAAGAAAGAAAATGCTCGTTCCTGTGTATTTAGATAACGTTCATTCTTTAACCGATCACTTACATGCTTAGCCATCACAGGGATCTGCGCATTTCCGGGATCCACATCCACCAATGCATTTAGAGCAATGGCTTCATCTCGTGTTTCGCTGTAAAAACTACCACCTGTTTGCTGCACAGAGTATTCACCACTAAAGGAAGCCGGCAAGAAAGAAGTAAATGCACGCTTGTCGCCACCAATGGCATAAGCTGCAGACAGCAAATAACGGCCATCTAATGCCAACAATTGCGGATTGGCCTTATAATAGTTCATCGCGGATACCTGAGTGCGATTAGCCATTGCCAGTACATACAAACTATACGATACTTCTTTAGGAGCGATCTTACGATTCTGATTGCGGTTATAATAGTACTGGATGGTCTCCTTTGTTTTCAGGCGATTAGACAAATAACCCAGCATTGTTTCCAATAAACTAGCATCTACATCGTATCCTGCCTTTTTCGCTTCCAACAGGAAGTGGGCCGCATAAGTAGTAGTCCACCAATCTTCTTTACCCTCGCCATCCCACAACGTAACCGCACCATTATACAGCTGCCGCATTTTGATCTTGCGAATAGCTTCCATAATATTGGTAACGGCATTCTGCTTGTTATTGCCTTTCATGTTTAGCATATCGGCCATATCACCATAATACAACTGCGGGAAAGCCGCAGATACCGTTTGCTCCGTACAGCCATAGGGATATTGTACCA
This genomic interval from Flavisolibacter tropicus contains the following:
- a CDS encoding RNA recognition motif domain-containing protein, with product MNIYVGNLSWNLKDQDLTDLFTPYGEVASAKIVLDKFTQRSKGFGFVEMPNDDQAQAAIAQLNGSEIDGRNLVVNESRPKEGGSTGGGGGFKKRSFGGGGGGFKKGGNGGGGGYRGGNGGGGYNRGGGGYRDSY
- a CDS encoding rhomboid family intramembrane serine protease, with the translated sequence MFIPIGDDNRDRQRTPYINYLLILANIGVFVFLQGLGTDTHFTFAYSTVPAEILSGHDVITDSKILLDPYTRQRLEMPGLQQTNIPVYLTLITSMFMHGGIAHLAGNMLYLWICGDNLENMMGHQRYLFFYLLCGIAAGLSHVFASAFLGTSLLIPSLGASGAISGVLGGYMLLFPTRRIYLWVLLGTIAVPAFLAVGLWFAFQIINGLGALGGEETGGIAYAAHIGGFITGLVLVKFFVPRQPTPQKRPY
- a CDS encoding diacylglycerol/lipid kinase family protein, which encodes MAELIVAILKQKELSFTVFDSEWPVTLTGFTEVWIVGGDGTLNYFLNQYTNNELPLVIFPGGSGNDFHWVLYGQIEVEAQIEKVLNGQVKRVDAGICNGQWFINGVGIGFDGAIVHDLIGKSKLAGKASYLLSILKNIVSYSEKSCVTVMDSAIISQECMMLSIANGKRYGGAFHVAPKALLDDGLLDVTIVGCISPLRRVKYLPVIERGEHLDLPFVKYNTSKKINISSPHMLHAHLDGEYMASNTFEIEVVPNKVAFVV